AGCTCAATGCTGTGTACCGAACCAGAAACGCGGTCACGATACTCAAGACCAACAACTTTCGTGCCGTCACCCTTAACTTCAGTAGTCTGTGCGTTAAGAATGATGTCTACGTTACCAAGGCTGCGCAATTTATCCTGCAAGACCTGGTCAGCTTTCATTTCTGGCGCAAATTCCAGCAGCGTTACGTGTGAAACAACGCCAGCCAGGTCGATAGCCGCTTCAACGCCGGAGTTACCGCCACCGATAACCGCTACGCGTTTACCCTTAAACAGCGGGCCATCGCAGTGCGGGCAATAAGTTACGCCACGTGTGCGATATTCAGCTTCACCAGGTACATTCATGTTGCGCCATTTAGCACCGGTTGCCACGATAACCGCACGTGCTTTCAGCACCGCACCGGAAACCGTCTCAATCTGATGCAAACCGCCTTCCACGCTAGCCGGGATCAGGCGGGCTGCGCTTTGAGAATCAATAACATCAATGTCATATTCGCTGACGTGCGCTTTCAACGCCCCAGCCAGCTTCTGACCTTCGGTTTTTGGCACTGAAATATAGTTTTCGATATCTACGGTATCCAGCACCTGTCCGCCGAAGCGTTCGCCCATCAGGCCGGTACGGATCCCTTTACGAGCTGAATAGACTGCCGCCGCCGCGCCCGCAGGGCCAGAACCGACAATCAGTACTTCATAAGCTTCGCGCTTGTTCAGCTGCTCAGCCGCGCGTTTTTCCGCGCCAGTATCAACTTTCGCCACGATCTCAGCCAGCGTCATACGCCCCTGACCAAACTCCTGACCGTTAACAAATACCGCCGGGACGCCCATGACGTTACGGTCAGTGATTTCGTTCTGATAAGTGCCGCCGTCAATCGCCGTGTGTTTGATATTCGGGTTGAGGATAGCCATCAGGTTAAGCGCCTGCACCACATCCGGGCAGTTATGGCAGCTCAGCGAGTAGTAGGTTTCAAATTCGAAGTTACCCTCGATATCTTTCACCTGCTCCAGCAACTCTTTCGCCTCTTTCGAAGGGTGTCCACCGGTCCACAGCAGTGCCAGAACCAGTGAAGTAAATTCATGCCCCAGCGGCGAGCCTGCAAAACGCGGCCCTTGATGTGACCCTGGGTTAGTAATTAAAAATGAGGGTTTACGCACCGGCAGAGAGTTATCCTCTACCAGAGTGACCTTATCTGACAGGCCGGCAATCTCAGTCAGTAAAGACTTGATTTCCGCCGATTTAGCGCTGTCGTCCAGCGTCGCAATCAGCTCAACAGGTTTAGTTAATTTCTCAAGATATGCCTTGAGCTGGGTTTTCATTGTTGTGTCGAGCATAGTTCCCCCTGGCAAGAAAAATCGGGTGCCATAAGCACCCGATGACATCAAAATTTACAGACCGATAAGGCTTAGATTTTACCAACCAGATCCAGAGATGGAGCCAGAGTAGCTTCGCCTTCTTTCCATTTAGCCGGGCAAACTTCGCCTGGGTGAGAAGCAACGTACTGAGCTGCTTTCACTTTACGCAGCAGGTCAGTGGCGTCACGGCCGATACCTTCAGCGGTAACTTCAACAGCCTGGATGATGCCCTGCGGATCGATAAGGAAAGTACCGCGGTTAGCCAGACCTTCTTCTTCACGCAGAATTTCGAAGTTACGGCTCAGGTTACCGGTAGGGTCACCGATCATGGTGTATTTGATTTTAGCGATGGTGTCGGAGCTGCCGTGCCATGCTTTATGAGTAAAGTGGGTATCGGTAGATACAGAGTAGATATCTACACCCAGCTTATCGAATTCTGCCTGATGGTCAGCCAGGTCGCCCAGTTCGGTCGGGCAAACAAAGGTGAAGTCAGCTGGGTAGAAGAAGAATACACTCCAGCGACCTTCGGTGTCTTTCTCAGTGACTTCTACAAATTCGCCATTGCGGAAAGCGTCGTTTTTAAAAGGTTTGATTTTAGTGTTAATCAAGGACATCTATACTTCCTCCGTGTTTTCGTTGGTGTGTAAGGTAACTAATATCCGCCGTCCGGGCTAATGAGTTTGCATTATCAAATCAATAAGCAATAGCTAACAACGAACAGAAGGCACCTTACATTGCGTACCGAGGGGGCACGCCGATGGTTTACCATATTCCCTTCCATAATGGAAAAGAGTTAGCAACAATTCGAGTCACTTTACGGTAACACATCTGAAGATTTAAATCTGAAGAACTCACGAAACTAGCGCACAATATCAACAACTTAATCAATAGTGCTGCACGATGGTTCGCCAAAACGCGTCTGACCTGGGCTGCGTCTTCCATCGTGCAGTGGAAATGACGTTAGCAGGTGCTAAGTAAAAAAATCGCTGTTAAAAGTGAATATGTATGACAAATTGTCACTCTTTTTGTATGGGCAATATTGATAAGGAATATCTATCACTTTCCACTCTTGATTATTCCACTCTCACAGGCGGGCCTGGCGCTACGGTGCTACACTCGCGCCACTGAATGCCATAAAGGAATCCGCGATGAAACAGTTTGTCTACCCTCTGCTGGCAACCATGCTGAGCAGCACCGTCGTTTATGCCGCAGACTCTCTGCCCGCGCCGGTACAGGCTATCGCCAAACAGGGAATCACTATCGTCAAATCCTTTCCGGCACCTAATGGCATGACCGGCTATCTGGGAAAATATCAGGATATGGGCGTCACTATTTATCTGATGCCAGACGGTAAACACGCTATTTCCGGCTACATGTATGACGAGAAAGGTAATAACCTGAGTGAAGAGGTTATTCAAAAAGATATCTACGCCCCCGCCGGGCGTGAGATGTGGAAACAGCTGGAGAAAGCCCATTGGATAGCCGATGGGAAAGAGAGCGCTCCACGTAAGATATATGTCTTCTCCGACCCCTATTGCCCATACTGCAAAGCATTCTGGAAGAAAGCCCGTCCATGGGTAGACTCTGGCAAAGTTCAAATCAGAACGCTTTTAGTTGGCGTAATTCGCCCAGAAAGCAGCGCCACTGCCGCCACGATCCTTGCCAGCGGAGATCCGGCTAAGGCCTGGCATGATTATGAATCAGCCCAGGGTAAGCCCGATCTCAAAGGCGGTACAAAACCGGGCGCAGAGCAGGTGCGAATTCTTCAGGCCAACCAGGGATTGATGGATAACCTGGGTGCCCAGGGCACCCCTGCCATTTATTACATGAGTCCGAACAATGAGTTGCAACAGGCAATGGGTATGCCTGACGAAGCGAAGCTCAAAGCGATAATGGGAGAGTAAACCCAAACTGCGGGCATATTATAAGGCCCGCAGGCGCTCCGCCGCCGCATCAAGGGTGGCATGCTGCTTGGCAAAGCACAGTCGGATAAGTTTGTGCGGCCACGGGGAGGCGCAAAATACCGATAGCGGTATCGCCGCTACGCCTACTTCCGTGGTCAGCCAGTGGCAAAAAGACACATCATCAAGACTCGAAATAGCGCTGTAGTCCACCAGCAGGAAATAGGTTCCGGCCCCCGGCAGCACCTCAAAGCGGCTACCTGACAGCCCCTGCTCCAGCCTTGCGCGCGCCTGCTGATAAAACGCGGGTAGCTGCTGATAATGCTCCGGCTGTTCGCGCAGCATATCCGCCAGCGCCAGCTGCGCCGGCGTGTTGACCGCAAAAGTCAGGTATTGATGGATTTTTCTCAGCTCGGCGCTGAGTGCTTCGGGCGCTACGCAATAACCTACCTTCCAGCCGGTCATGTGATAAGTCTTACCAAATGAAGAAACCACAATAGCTCTTTGGCGCAGCTGAGGATGAGCCAGAGCGCTGGCGTGGCCTCCGGCAGAAAAGTTAATGTGCTCGTAAACTTCATCACTTAGCAGGTAGATCTCGCGCCCGGCAATACGCTCCCAAAGCGCGCCAAAATCATTCTGTGACCAGACGGCACCGGTCGGATTATGTGGCGTATTTACAATGACCAGACGGGTACGTTCGCTCAACAGCTCGTTAAAAGCCGCCCAGTCGGGCTCAAAGGCCGGTGGCGTAAGCATTATACGTTTAACTACGCCCCCCGATAGCTCTACCGCCGGGGCATAGCTGTCATAACTCGGGTCGAAACAAATAACCTCATCGCCGGGCCGCACTAATGCACTGATGGCAGCAAACAGCCCTTCAGTCGCCCCAGCCGTAACCGTTACCTCAAGCTCAGGATCGGGACGATAGCCGTAGCAGGCTGCGGTTTTTTCAGCAATGGCCTGGCGCAACTCAGGTACACCTGTCATCGGCGCATACTGGTTACGCCCCTGCTCTACGTGCCTGGCCAGTCGCTCGCGGAGGTAATGCGGACCATCAAAATCAGGAAAACCCTGCGACAGATTAATGGCCTTATGCTCAGCCGCCAGGGCGCTCATCTGGGTAAAAATTGTGGTGCCGAGACTGGGAAGTTTACTTTGCGGAGTTAATGCGTGAAGTGTCATGGGCGGCCTGCATAATGATGATTGTCAAAAAATTGTTAATCACTATATCACGCCGCCCGACAATGGCAATCAAGACGTTTAGATGGCTAAAACTATTTACTGGCCGCCGCAGCAAATTCGGCCCTCAGCGCTTCCAGCGGTAGGTAACGACCAATAATCACCAGCCTGGAAATCATCTCTTCGCCCGGTTGCCATGCGCTACCGTAGTCAAAACCGACGACCTTATGGACTCCCTGAACAATCAGACGCTGCGGATTACCGGCTATGGCCAGCACCCCTTTATAACGCAGCATATCGTTACCGTAGCGCTCAACGCAGCTCTCCATAAAAGCGCCAATGCGTTTTAAATCAAGCTCACCGCCTTCCAGTACATGAGCCTGAATAGCATCATCCCAGGAGCGCTCAGCCCTGGCACTGCGGCGAAACGGTGAAAAATCCGGTGAATCGAGTCTGTCGGCGCGCACGATATGAAAACCACGGCTGATATCATTGCTATCACTGAGCTCAAATGCATTCAGATCCAGCCACAAAGAGGCGGGGCAAGCGCCCTGAGTTATCTGAAAAACCGCAGCCTTATTG
This genomic interval from Salmonella enterica subsp. enterica serovar Choleraesuis contains the following:
- a CDS encoding alkyl hydroperoxide reductase subunit F, encoding MLDTTMKTQLKAYLEKLTKPVELIATLDDSAKSAEIKSLLTEIAGLSDKVTLVEDNSLPVRKPSFLITNPGSHQGPRFAGSPLGHEFTSLVLALLWTGGHPSKEAKELLEQVKDIEGNFEFETYYSLSCHNCPDVVQALNLMAILNPNIKHTAIDGGTYQNEITDRNVMGVPAVFVNGQEFGQGRMTLAEIVAKVDTGAEKRAAEQLNKREAYEVLIVGSGPAGAAAAVYSARKGIRTGLMGERFGGQVLDTVDIENYISVPKTEGQKLAGALKAHVSEYDIDVIDSQSAARLIPASVEGGLHQIETVSGAVLKARAVIVATGAKWRNMNVPGEAEYRTRGVTYCPHCDGPLFKGKRVAVIGGGNSGVEAAIDLAGVVSHVTLLEFAPEMKADQVLQDKLRSLGNVDIILNAQTTEVKGDGTKVVGLEYRDRVSGSVHSIELSGIFVQIGLLPTTNWLEGTLERSKMGEIIIDAKCETSVKGVFAAGDCTTVPYKQIIIATGEGAKASLSAFDYLIRTKVA
- a CDS encoding alkyl hydroperoxide reductase subunit C; this encodes MSLINTKIKPFKNDAFRNGEFVEVTEKDTEGRWSVFFFYPADFTFVCPTELGDLADHQAEFDKLGVDIYSVSTDTHFTHKAWHGSSDTIAKIKYTMIGDPTGNLSRNFEILREEEGLANRGTFLIDPQGIIQAVEVTAEGIGRDATDLLRKVKAAQYVASHPGEVCPAKWKEGEATLAPSLDLVGKI
- the dsbG gene encoding thiol:disulfide interchange protein DsbG yields the protein MKQFVYPLLATMLSSTVVYAADSLPAPVQAIAKQGITIVKSFPAPNGMTGYLGKYQDMGVTIYLMPDGKHAISGYMYDEKGNNLSEEVIQKDIYAPAGREMWKQLEKAHWIADGKESAPRKIYVFSDPYCPYCKAFWKKARPWVDSGKVQIRTLLVGVIRPESSATAATILASGDPAKAWHDYESAQGKPDLKGGTKPGAEQVRILQANQGLMDNLGAQGTPAIYYMSPNNELQQAMGMPDEAKLKAIMGE
- a CDS encoding aminotransferase — its product is MTLHALTPQSKLPSLGTTIFTQMSALAAEHKAINLSQGFPDFDGPHYLRERLARHVEQGRNQYAPMTGVPELRQAIAEKTAACYGYRPDPELEVTVTAGATEGLFAAISALVRPGDEVICFDPSYDSYAPAVELSGGVVKRIMLTPPAFEPDWAAFNELLSERTRLVIVNTPHNPTGAVWSQNDFGALWERIAGREIYLLSDEVYEHINFSAGGHASALAHPQLRQRAIVVSSFGKTYHMTGWKVGYCVAPEALSAELRKIHQYLTFAVNTPAQLALADMLREQPEHYQQLPAFYQQARARLEQGLSGSRFEVLPGAGTYFLLVDYSAISSLDDVSFCHWLTTEVGVAAIPLSVFCASPWPHKLIRLCFAKQHATLDAAAERLRAL